In Nicotiana tabacum cultivar K326 chromosome 11, ASM71507v2, whole genome shotgun sequence, a single window of DNA contains:
- the LOC107820392 gene encoding uncharacterized protein LOC107820392: MEFFRNTSDDTSSFKQDIVSCPFLRNISEPTNFSFSSSVAFPIPVRGGKGPIFEDGPNFDRAFRLFHGQNGVVPLSGTLSISNEKPDSEPAPSQFNPLAAKAATISLSGFGAGGGPFGFDSFSEKWKNQKNSKSSKRESSSQGGDSKHEAPSNEWLHNGNCPIAKSYRAMSNVLPLVAKAIQPPPGVKLKCPPAIVAARAALSRTAFAKNLRPQPLPAKVLVIGVLCMAANVPLGIWREHTEKFSPSWFAAVHAAVPFIGILRKSVLMPKTAMAFTIAASVLGQVIGSRAERLRLKAVAASDLVLTKNATSAHGLLVVNGVRAGYCSEIVAYNKVPFHASSISPDSVVS; this comes from the exons ATGGAGTTCTTTAGGAATACAAGTGATGACACTTCAAGTTTCAAGCAAGACATTGTTAGTTGCCCATTTTTAAGGAATATCAGTGAGCCGACTAATTTTTCCTTCTCAAGCTCCGTTGCTTTCCCCATTCCA GTACGTGGAGGAAAAGGTCCTATATTTGAGGATGGTCCTAACTTTGACAGGGCATTCAGGCTTTTCCATGGGCAGAACGGTGTTGTTCCACTTTCAGGGACATTATCTATTAGTAATGAGAAACCAGATTCTGAACCTGCACCGTCTCAGTTCAACCCTTTGGCGGCAAAGGCAGCTACCATAAGCCTCTCAGGTTTTGGAGCTGGAGGAGGGCCTTTTGGTTTTGATTCATTCTCGGAGAAGTGGAAAAACCAAAAGAACTCCAAATCATCTAAAAGAGAATCTTCTTCACAG gGAGGAGACTCAAAACATGAAGCACCAAGCAATGAGTGGTTGCATAATGGAAATTGTCCTATTGCGAAGTCATACCGTGCCATGAGTAATGTCCTTCCTCTTGTGGCAAAGGCTATTCAGCCACCTCCTGGTGTGAAGCTCAAGTGTCCACCTGCTATAGTGGCTGCTCGTGCTGCTCTATCACGGACTGCCTTTGCGAAAAACCTGCGACCACAACCTCTGCCTGCAAAAGTACTAGTGATTGGTGTTTTGTGCATGGCAGCAAATGTTCCTTTAGGCATATGGAGAGAACATACGGAAAAGTTTTCTCCGTCATGGTTTGCAGCAGTACACGCAGCTGTGCCATTCATAGGCATTCTGAGGAAGTCTGTGTTGATGCCTAAGACGGCTATGGCATTTACCATTGCAGCATCTGTTCTGGGGCAAGTGATAGGGTCTAGAGCAGAAAGGCTACGGCTCAAAGCAGTTGCAGCGAGCGATTTGGTTCTGACGAAAAATGCTACTTCAGCGCACGGTCTACTAGTAGTTAACGGAGTTAGAGCCGGATACTGCAGCGAAATTGTTGCTTATAACAAGGTTCCTTTTCATGCCAGTTCCATTTCACCAGATAGTGTAGTTAGCTGA